The genomic interval GGAACGTTTTGTACAATCACTCCGAAAGCGTGATCTTCTTTCTCAGGTTACCAGCATTCGGGTACTACTCTATGGGTCATTGGCCAAAACAGGCAAGGGCCACGGAACAGATATTGCCATTCAATTGGGATTGGCTGGAGAAGACCCGGTAACCTTCGACACACAACAGATAGGAACGCGAATAAAGGAGATTGCCTCCATGAAAAGACTTGTACTGGGTGGATGGCATGAAATCCCCTTTGATCCGGCCGAGGATATTGAATTCCTTTTTGCCGAGAGTCTTCCTTTTCATCCCAATGCCCTCAGTTTTCTGGTCCATTTGCAAAATGGAATGGATATCGCCGAAACCTACTACTCAATGGGTGGAGGGTTTGTGCAGCAAGAAGGCGAAAATGGGTCACAAGCCAGTGGACAAATGCTTCCGTTCCCTATCAATACCTCACAAGACCTACTGCACTGGTGTATGAAAACCGGTCTCTCGATCCATGAGGTTGTCATGGAAAATGAATTGGCCTGGCGGTCAGAATCGGAGATACAGGCAGGAGTAGGGAAGATATGGGAGGTCATGAAGGATTGTATGTACCGGGGTTGTCATACTGAAGGACACCTGCCAGGAGGTTTGGATGTAAAAAGAAGGGCCGCCCCGCTGAATACAAAACTTCTCAATGGCCAATCCTATTCCGGTTATACAGAATGGATCACCTGCATCCGCCAGGGTGGTCATGATTTTAAATATACGCTGGACTGGGTTAGTTGTTTTGCTCTCTCCGTCAATGAGGAAAATGCATCCTTTGGACGTGTTGTTACCGCACCCACCAATGGGGCCGCAGGTGTTATTCCGGCCGTACTTTTTTATTATGTTGTTTTCTGCGGAGGTGACAAGGAAACAGATATCATCCGGTTTCTGCTTACCGCTGCTGAGATCGGTAGCATTTTCAAAAAAGGAGCGACCATTTCAGCCGCCATGGGCGGTTGCCAGGCAGAGATCGGTGTTTCCTCCGCCATGGCCGCAGCTGCATTGACCGAAGCCCTGGGAGGCACACAACGACAGGCATTAATGGCCGCCGAGATCGCAATGGAACATCATCTGGGATTGACCTGTGACCCCATTGGCGGACTGGTTCAGGTTCCTTGTATTGAAAGAAATACCATGGGAGCGATCAAAGCCATCACGGCCTGTCAACTGGCCATGCAAAGCAGTCCCGATTTTGCCAAGGTATCACTCGACGCGGTCATTAAAACCATGTGGGAAACCGCACTCGATATGAATAGTAAATACAAAGAAACCTCCGACGGTGGATTGGCAGTGAATATCCCGATCAGTCTGCCGGAATGCTGAAAGCGAGCTGTTGGCTTATACCTAATGCCCAGGACTAATACTCAGCAATTACCTCATACAGTGTCCCGCGCTCCACAGGCTTTCTCCCTACTTGTTTGATCAAATTCACCAATTCCTCAGTTGTCATGGCCGGGTTTTGTTCCTCTGAGCCTGCCATGGAATAGATCTTAGTCGTATCATCAATGGTGCCATCAATATCGTTTACGCCATAGGCAAGAGTCAATTGCGCCTGATGTCGGCCCAACATGGGCCAATACGCTTTGAGGTGAGGGAAATTATCCATGTACAAACGAGATACGGCATACATCTTCATATCCTCGATCACTGAAACTTCAGGGATATGGCTCATGTCATTGTCCTTATTGCGAAATTTAAGGGGGATAAACGTATTGAACCCCCTGGTCCGGTCTTGTAATTGCCGAAGCCTTTCCATATGGTCAATGCGGTGTTTGTATTGTTCCAAATGGCCATACAGTAAGGTGGCATTGCTTGGCATTCCCAGACGGTGGGCTGTTTCGTGAATATCCAGCCATCCCTGGGCATCCACTTTATCCGCGCAAATTTGTTCCCGTATCACCGGATCAAAAATTTCCGCTCCTCCACCGGGCAGTGAATCCAGGCCAGCTTCCTGCAGGACTTTCAATCCTTCTTCCACACTCAGTTTGGCCTTGCGGAACATATAATCCAATTCTACAGCGGTAAACCCTTTGATGTGGAGATCGGGGCGATGCGTTTTGATATTTCGAACCAGGTCGGCAAAGAAGTATAAGTCCATTTTGGGATGGACACCGCCTACAATATGTACCTCGGTAACCGGTTGCCCATCGTATTTTTTCACGATGTCCATCATCTGTTCCATGCTTAATATCCATCCTTCCTCACGGTGCGCATATAGCCGGGAATAGGCACAGAAATGACAGGAGAAAACGCAAACATTCGTCGGTTCGATATGAAAATTTCGGTTGAAATAAGTGACGTCGCCATGTTTTCGTTCCCGCACCATATTGGCCAGGCTGCCCAGCCAGGGGAGGTCTCCTTTTTCAAACAGGGCCAGTCCTTCCTCCTCGGTGATTCTTTCCTCTGCCCATATTTTCTCTCCGATCCGGTTCAGCAGGGGATCGGTCGTAGCGTTTCCTATCTTTTTCATGGCGGTCTCCATATCAACTCATTTTTGCAAAGTTATTCAAAAAAAAAGCCCCCTGAAACAGGGGGCTTATGATATTCATCATTGGTATGATTAATACTTGATCACCTGTTGCTTGATATCCTTCTCAGCATTTTCGTAGCCTACATGAACGATATAGGTTCCGGCAGGACGACCAGTCAGGTCAATCGAAATCAGGCGTTGGGCATCTCCGTTGAATTGTTTCTTCCAAACCTGTTGACCGGCTGAATTATACACAGTGATATATTTCAACTGGGTGGGGGTTTGATAGTGCCATACTGAGAATTGGTTATTGAAGGGGTTCGGGAGGATCATATATCCTTCAGACTTCAATTTAGTTGGTACTACTTCCGTAAAGAGGTTCACATCATCCAGGAAGAGGTTGTTCTCGAAGTTTCCGGTAAAGCGGAAGGCCAGCATGAATTGGGTCTCGGAAGTGCCGAGGTAATTACCCAGGTTCACTGAATCCTTTCTCCACTGACGGGAAGTCGGGAAGAATTCCTGCGTGAACGGATTATTCGGATCTCCAATGGTTTGCAGGTCTTCACCCCATTTCTTATACACAGGGATAAAGGTATTACCGCAATCTTTGGAGAGCAATACGGCGAATGTATCGAGGCTTACACCTGTATTACCCGGTTGGGTGTAGGTAGCAGCAGCCACGTTAAAGGTCAGGAAGATGGAGTCGATACCGCTGTAGGTATAGTTCGGCAGGGCGATATCGTCTGTCCGGTTAAAGGTGGCATTACCCCAGTTGTTGACCCAGGCAGAACCAACGGCTGTGCGGCCAATGGTAGTATTCTTCTGCCAGGTTACGTCTGCATTGGGGTTGATGACTTCCCAGCCAGCCGGCGGGAACGCACCTGTAAAGGTTTCTGCAATAGATCCAGGCATAGCGCTAACGGTATACACAGTATAAGATTTCGACTGTGCATCGTTGGTAGAGTTACCATCGGGGTTAGCATTATTGGGCAGGGAAGTAAAGGCAGTAAAGGTATGAGCGCCGGCTCCACCGATATTCACGTTATTGATCGTAACATTGGTAGTAGCACCGGGGTTCAGGGTACCGGTCCAGTTGATCTGGGTAACAGCACCTGCATCAACACGGTAGTTCAGCTTCAGAGTAGTAATCACTTCCGAACCAAAGTTGCGGATGGTGACCACAGGGCTTACTGTGCTGGTACATTCTCTTGGGTTGGGTTTGCTGATAGCAACAACACCCGCATCCACAGGAGGAAGAACGATCTTCTCGATATTGATATCATCTACAAATACGTTATTTCCAAATCCTGTAGTTCCTCTCCAACCAAATTGAATAAAGGAGGGGTTACCGGGGAAATTAGGTTTCACTGTTACAACCTCAGTTCTCCAATTGGCAGGACTGCTTGGAGCAAAGTTGGCTGTAGTGGCAGGCAGGGTAGAAAGGTTTCTACCGGCAGGGCCGTCACTCCATTTCAGGTAACCACCAAAGTTCAACCAGGTAGTTCCGCAATCAGGAGAGTAAACCAACTCCAGAGAGTCGGGTCCGAATCCGGGATAGCCAGCATGCGAAACACTAAACGTTACCCGCAACGAGTCGATCGGAGCGGAGATATCTACAGCAGGCGAGATGAGATAATCTTTCTGGCCTGTAGCG from Chitinophagales bacterium carries:
- a CDS encoding L-serine ammonia-lyase, producing MSFHHEAISVFDIFKIGVGPSSSHTLGPWRAAERFVQSLRKRDLLSQVTSIRVLLYGSLAKTGKGHGTDIAIQLGLAGEDPVTFDTQQIGTRIKEIASMKRLVLGGWHEIPFDPAEDIEFLFAESLPFHPNALSFLVHLQNGMDIAETYYSMGGGFVQQEGENGSQASGQMLPFPINTSQDLLHWCMKTGLSIHEVVMENELAWRSESEIQAGVGKIWEVMKDCMYRGCHTEGHLPGGLDVKRRAAPLNTKLLNGQSYSGYTEWITCIRQGGHDFKYTLDWVSCFALSVNEENASFGRVVTAPTNGAAGVIPAVLFYYVVFCGGDKETDIIRFLLTAAEIGSIFKKGATISAAMGGCQAEIGVSSAMAAAALTEALGGTQRQALMAAEIAMEHHLGLTCDPIGGLVQVPCIERNTMGAIKAITACQLAMQSSPDFAKVSLDAVIKTMWETALDMNSKYKETSDGGLAVNIPISLPEC
- the mqnE gene encoding aminofutalosine synthase MqnE; translation: METAMKKIGNATTDPLLNRIGEKIWAEERITEEEGLALFEKGDLPWLGSLANMVRERKHGDVTYFNRNFHIEPTNVCVFSCHFCAYSRLYAHREEGWILSMEQMMDIVKKYDGQPVTEVHIVGGVHPKMDLYFFADLVRNIKTHRPDLHIKGFTAVELDYMFRKAKLSVEEGLKVLQEAGLDSLPGGGAEIFDPVIREQICADKVDAQGWLDIHETAHRLGMPSNATLLYGHLEQYKHRIDHMERLRQLQDRTRGFNTFIPLKFRNKDNDMSHIPEVSVIEDMKMYAVSRLYMDNFPHLKAYWPMLGRHQAQLTLAYGVNDIDGTIDDTTKIYSMAGSEEQNPAMTTEELVNLIKQVGRKPVERGTLYEVIAEY